Sequence from the Nasonia vitripennis strain AsymCx chromosome 5, Nvit_psr_1.1, whole genome shotgun sequence genome:
CCTAAAAGATCCTGAGCCCGGTTACCAAGAACGAGTCGTAATCGAGCGCATCAAACACCCGAACTACACTCTACCGGCTCGCTACAACGACATCGCGCTTCTCAGACTGGAAAAACCGCTCGAGCTCAGCGGCGCCGTAAGGCCGGCCTGTCTCGAGATCGAGCACGAGCCGGTCGGGAAAGTCGCTATCGCCAGCGGATTCGGAAAGACCGCTTACGGTCGGTACTGAATTTAGCtcttttaacaaaataaaatttagctaATAGCCTTTCAGCGCTTCTGCCAAGAGGCGAAACTCGATTACAATGAATCTCGATTACTCGCAGACGAGGCAGTGGGCAGCAACGAGTTGATGAAAGTGCAGCTGAACTACATATCCAAAGACGACTGCGAGCGGAGCTACAAGATCGACATCGGCGGTAGACAGTTGCCATCTGGACTGATACCAAGCTTACTATGCGCCGGTGTGATGGAAGGAGGAAAAGACACTTGCCAGGTCGTATTCGAATTTTAAGTCGAGAGCTTGCGCAAGCtcgattaaaaaatgtatcttaGACGAAAACAATTAAAACTCATCGTTCCAGGGCGATAGCGGCGGTCCGCTTCAGCGAGTTCTCTCGGAGCCTTACTGCATGTACAGCCTCGTCGGAGTGACGAGCTTCGGGAAGTTCTGCGCCTTCGAAAACTCCCCGGCGATGTACTCGAGGGTCAGCTCTTACGTCGACTGGATCGAGAGCGTCGTCTGGCCTGGAGAGCTATAGTAACGAATTTTCCTGGAAAGTTTAGCTTCGATTCTTCttctcaataaaaatattgcttgTACTAACCCGAATGTTTTcgctaaaaataaagattttttctTCAAAGCACGTATCGAGAGCTGTCTCTGGCAGATAATCTGcgcgatatttttatttccatcAATGAGCCAAGCAGAACTCGatatgcttttttaaaatagatatacattcaaattttcaatatgATACGTTTGGAAAGGTTTTAAGGATAGCAAAAAAGACAccttcgtaattttttttttccaagaaCACTTACAATAAGTTTTTATTACTCTGTTTCTGACTACAATGCGTTTGTTGCGTGGGTGTGATAATATACATCGAAATACATTTCATTCTTCGTAAAGCTACGATGATCCTTTCATttatatcttcaaaaaaacaTTGTCCTCTCGTTTACATATATCAGTTAGTATAATTACATCAAATTACACTCAGCGCGACCGAAAGCGATTCACAATGGCGATTCGGGCGGTTCCATGTATTCGCGGCAAAATCCAAAATAAGAAGAAGTAAAAGGTAGTATAACgtaaaatatagtaatatagCGGTAGGTAAAGGGAGGAACAGAGGGGGGATGTACATGGTGCGAGAGAAAATTAAAGCGTTCCTTATTACACTACGCGAATAAAGACTCCGTCTCCTAAAAATCTTATTATTATCGTTACATATTATATTGATCGCTCAtatctcctcctcctcctcctcttcgaCAATCTTCGAAATCAGCAGTTCGTCTATACAGTTACTCCTCGCTTATACAGGATGATTAAAGACAAAGAGAATATCTACAAATGGCCCGGGACACATTCACACTCCTGCATATATTCATATCTATAAACACTTATGACACTTCAGGTACAAGTACACATTCGCACGCTCGCACACatcgattaaaatataatatattatatcgtaacatttgataataattttttttgtgctttttttccaagagattaaaaactttttcgTACATATAATCGTATAGTTCCTTCGCTCCAGCTTATCGTTCTTCGCGcatcgcgtatatatatagaaatatctgtccgtgtgtgtgtgtgtgtgtataaatataatatatcaaTAGTACATAtagattcgcgcgcgcgctcgtcgatgcgaggataaaaattttctgTTCTTACAGTTGTGTAtaccgagtaaaaaaaaataaaataaacaatatataGTAAAATCGCTCGGCCATAATTCACTCGGCCGCGCATAATTATATCACgatttttttcatcatcatcatcatcatcatcattttgGCTTTCGCACGTCTCGAAGCCGTCGTTTGCAAGTGTATGCTTGTTCgattcgataaaaaaaaacaacaaaagaGTTATATCCGATATTACACGatcgtaaaaaaatatataagtgGAAGCTTATACGTTATAAACAAGTCGACGCGCTTTTCGTTGTATCTTCATATCCTCCGcctaatatataatataccacAAGCTTCGTTCATCGATCCTTACGCGGTAGGTATAATTGACAAGAGAAGAGCTACATCTCCtacgtgtattatatatagttaAAAATCTATATGCATACAATAACAGTATAATAATAGTGTGCATGGGGTATATACGCCTAGTAGAAACCTTTCGCCGTCTCTCTGCGCTTatattcgctctctctctctctctctttctctcactcgctctaaTAAAGTCTACGTTTAAAAGTTCGTTAAAATATATGTTCGTTATAGATTCGTTACACACGCGTTAGCATATCCAGTCTTAACAA
This genomic interval carries:
- the LOC100677916 gene encoding serine protease snake isoform X2, with amino-acid sequence MGVQTNLVSECGIVETPLIVGGVKAKSNEFPHMVAVGFGKPPENSSSVDFEVSWECGGSIISENFVLTASHCLESKDRGPAIRIRAGSTLLKDPEPGYQERVVIERIKHPNYTLPARYNDIALLRLEKPLELSGAVRPACLEIEHEPVGKVAIASGFGKTAYDEAVGSNELMKVQLNYISKDDCERSYKIDIGGRQLPSGLIPSLLCAGVMEGGKDTCQGDSGGPLQRVLSEPYCMYSLVGVTSFGKFCAFENSPAMYSRVSSYVDWIESVVWPGEL
- the LOC100677916 gene encoding serine protease snake isoform X1; this translates as MRGMRRSSEDYLLLVAVVIVCTWTNATARTSQRKCKEYAELVTREEVAPVLRMGVQTNLVSECGIVETPLIVGGVKAKSNEFPHMVAVGFGKPPENSSSVDFEVSWECGGSIISENFVLTASHCLESKDRGPAIRIRAGSTLLKDPEPGYQERVVIERIKHPNYTLPARYNDIALLRLEKPLELSGAVRPACLEIEHEPVGKVAIASGFGKTAYDEAVGSNELMKVQLNYISKDDCERSYKIDIGGRQLPSGLIPSLLCAGVMEGGKDTCQGDSGGPLQRVLSEPYCMYSLVGVTSFGKFCAFENSPAMYSRVSSYVDWIESVVWPGEL